One stretch of Aquimarina sp. Aq107 DNA includes these proteins:
- a CDS encoding GSCFA domain-containing protein — MNLQTKIPLKPQQPKIDYNSELLLMGSCFAENIGEKFSYFKYKSLVNPFGILFHPKAIETFLWMATQRESYTETDLFYHNEQWHCFDAHSKLSNPDKEHLLQSLNGALDQTYQKIQSATHICITLGTAWVYRLQALDMVVANCHKVSQKEFSKELLSVEEVTQCLLNSVGLIKSLNPNVKVIFTVSPVRHSKDGFVENNLSKSHLIAGIHQVIKNDTTAVYFPSYEIMMDELRDYRFYNADMIHPSDVAIDYIWEYFKQTWISNEALIVMNKVKEVQSAISHRPFNPNSQQHQQFLERLEQKKNEIQKEYAFITF; from the coding sequence ATGAACTTACAAACCAAAATACCCTTAAAACCTCAGCAACCAAAAATTGATTATAATTCAGAGTTATTATTGATGGGGTCCTGTTTTGCTGAAAATATTGGAGAAAAATTTTCATACTTTAAATATAAATCATTAGTAAATCCTTTCGGAATACTTTTTCATCCCAAAGCGATTGAAACTTTTCTGTGGATGGCGACTCAACGAGAGTCATATACAGAAACGGATTTGTTTTACCATAATGAGCAGTGGCATTGTTTTGATGCACATTCTAAGTTAAGTAATCCAGATAAGGAGCATTTGTTGCAATCTCTAAATGGAGCATTAGATCAGACATACCAAAAGATTCAATCGGCGACTCATATATGTATTACTCTAGGAACGGCTTGGGTGTATCGTCTACAAGCCCTGGATATGGTGGTGGCAAACTGTCACAAAGTATCTCAAAAGGAGTTTAGTAAAGAGCTCCTGTCTGTAGAAGAAGTAACTCAATGTTTGTTAAACAGTGTTGGATTAATAAAAAGCCTGAATCCTAATGTAAAAGTGATATTTACCGTTTCTCCGGTAAGACATAGTAAAGATGGTTTTGTAGAAAATAATCTTAGTAAATCACATTTAATCGCTGGGATTCATCAGGTAATAAAAAACGATACTACAGCTGTTTATTTTCCTTCTTATGAAATAATGATGGATGAGTTAAGGGATTATAGGTTTTATAATGCAGATATGATTCATCCAAGTGATGTAGCAATTGACTATATATGGGAATACTTTAAACAAACTTGGATTTCTAATGAAGCACTAATTGTTATGAACAAAGTTAAAGAAGTGCAAAGTGCCATATCACATAGACCTTTTAATCCGAATAGTCAGCAACATCAGCAATTTCTTGAGAGACTAGAACAGAAAAAAAATGAAATTCAAAAAGAATATGCTTTTATTACATTCTGA
- a CDS encoding S24 family peptidase: MIAIDEKIREIIDFFSLNNHSFAKKIGVTSTTIDSITTGRLQSDGSRKRTKPGYDLLESIINEFSINPEYLFGKSSNILIDKKEETTTYGGIPQVVAVNQEGDENVVYVPIKARAGYLDGYGDTEYIETLPTFNMPHLSNGTFRCFEVQGNSMVRTFFDGDLVFGKYVEDLNDIKDGRIYVIVSKNDGIVLKRIINRIEERGKLILKSDNKDGNYPTYTINSEEIMEAWYVTMFASKQMPEPVDVYDRLHDLETKIVLLEEELRRNN, from the coding sequence ATGATAGCAATTGATGAAAAAATTAGAGAAATAATCGATTTTTTTAGTTTAAACAATCATTCTTTCGCTAAAAAAATAGGAGTTACCAGTACCACCATAGATAGTATTACTACTGGAAGACTCCAATCCGATGGCTCTAGAAAAAGGACCAAACCTGGTTACGATTTACTAGAAAGCATTATTAATGAATTCTCTATCAACCCTGAATATCTTTTTGGAAAAAGCAGCAACATATTAATAGACAAAAAAGAGGAAACTACAACATATGGTGGAATCCCACAAGTAGTCGCTGTAAATCAAGAAGGAGATGAAAATGTAGTTTATGTACCTATAAAAGCAAGAGCAGGATACCTAGATGGTTATGGTGATACAGAGTATATAGAAACTCTTCCTACATTTAATATGCCTCATTTGAGTAATGGCACTTTTAGATGTTTCGAAGTACAAGGTAATTCTATGGTCAGAACTTTTTTTGATGGAGATCTTGTTTTTGGAAAATATGTAGAAGACCTAAATGACATAAAAGATGGAAGGATCTATGTAATCGTAAGCAAGAATGATGGTATTGTTTTAAAACGAATTATCAATAGAATTGAAGAACGAGGCAAACTTATTCTAAAATCTGACAATAAAGATGGCAATTACCCCACATATACTATAAATTCTGAAGAAATCATGGAAGCCTGGTATGTCACTATGTTTGCTTCTAAACAAATGCCTGAACCTGTAGATGTTTACGATCGTTTACATGACTTGGAAACTAAAATTGTTTTGTTAGAAGAAGAATTAAGAAGGAATAACTAA